A genomic region of Oncorhynchus mykiss isolate Arlee chromosome 2, USDA_OmykA_1.1, whole genome shotgun sequence contains the following coding sequences:
- the LOC110499430 gene encoding high choriolytic enzyme 2, with protein sequence MSALKYTLGLLALLVVAAWAEEELSVSELLEKANRNVVHTRNEPLIVDDIAYVNEAERNADPCTSRGCMWPKSSDGRVYVPYVIANQYSTRELEVIERGLQSFAGFSCINFIKRTNQRDYLHIQSQNGCWSYVGRSGNAQVVSLSRSGCVYHSTTQHELLHALGFNHEQTRSDRDNHIRVLLQNVQSGMEHNFNKIATLNQGTAYDYNSVMQYHRYAFSKNNQPTMVPIPNQNVEIGNASQMSQSDITRLNRLYNC encoded by the exons ATGTCTGCATTGAAGTACACTCTGGGCCTTCTGGCCCTGCTTGTAGTGGCCGCCTGGGCCGAGGAG gagctctctgtctctgagctgCTGGAGAAGGCCAACAGGAATGTTG TGCATACCCGCAACGAGCCCTTGATTGTGGATGACATCGCCTACGTCAACGAGGCTGAGAGGAACGCTGACCCCTGCACATCTCGCGGCTGCATGTGGCCCAAGTCCAGCGACGGCAGAGTCTATGTGCCCTACGTCATCGCCAATCAGTACT CCACCAGGGAGCTGGAAGTCATTGAGCGTGGTCTGCAGTCCTTTGCAGGCTTCTCCTGCATCAACTTCATCAAGCGCACCAACCAAAGAGACTACTTGCACATCCAGTCCCAGAACGG GTGCTGGTCCTATGTTGGTCGTTCTGGCAATGCCCAGGTTGTGTCTCTGAGCCGATCCGGCTGTGTGTACCACAGCACCACCCAGCACGAGCTCCTCCATGCCCTGGGCTTCAACCACGAACAGACCCGCAGCGACCGTGACAATCACATCCGCGTTCTCCTCCAGAATGTCCAGTCCG GCATGGAGCACAACTTCAACAAGATCGCCACCCTGAACCAGGGAACGGCCTATGACTACAACTCCGTCATGCAGTACCACAG GTACGCCTTCTCCAAGAACAACCAGCCCACCATGGTTCCCATCCCCAACCAGAACGTGGAGATTGGCAACGCCTCCCAGATGAGCCAGAGCGACATCACCCGTCTCAACAGGCTGTACAACTGTTAA